A window of the Glaciimonas sp. CA11.2 genome harbors these coding sequences:
- a CDS encoding hemerythrin domain-containing protein yields MENSLFETAPDFGQPIAVLKHCHERIRKQLATLERLRTHLSEHGANQEAQEAATSILRYFNKAAPHHHDDEEQDLFPMLTATAKDEDAEVLRRLGPEIIDEHQQMAQLWHQLSAQLLAVQSGQSAELSGDDVSLFSTLYLAHMEKEETWIAPMAKRIFSAAQMTLLGTAMQRRRGISV; encoded by the coding sequence ATGGAAAATTCACTTTTCGAAACAGCGCCCGATTTTGGTCAGCCGATTGCCGTCCTCAAACACTGCCATGAGCGAATCCGCAAACAACTTGCGACGCTTGAGCGGTTGCGAACACACTTGTCAGAACATGGCGCCAACCAAGAGGCGCAAGAAGCGGCAACCAGTATTCTGCGCTACTTCAATAAAGCTGCACCACATCATCACGACGATGAAGAGCAGGATTTATTTCCAATGCTGACAGCCACTGCAAAAGATGAAGATGCTGAGGTTTTGCGACGATTAGGGCCGGAAATTATTGATGAACACCAGCAAATGGCGCAACTCTGGCATCAGTTGAGCGCGCAACTGTTAGCGGTGCAATCCGGTCAAAGTGCTGAGCTTTCCGGTGACGACGTCTCACTTTTTTCGACTCTCTATCTGGCACATATGGAGAAGGAAGAAACGTGGATCGCGCCAATGGCAAAACGTATTTTTAGCGCCGCACAAATGACCCTGTTAGGAACAGCTATGCAACGCCGTAGAGGAATTTCCGTATGA
- the pdxH gene encoding pyridoxamine 5'-phosphate oxidase: MSIDTNKITTSIADLRTDYSQASLSKADTLSEPLAQFEKWLGEAIKAQVPEPNSMSLATVNESGRPSSRIVLIKNFDAQGITWFTNYASRKGQDLAHNPFAALLFHWVELERQVRLEGRVDRVSEAESDAYFSSRPLRSQIGAIASDQSHPIANRALLEAHYLEAEKKFGDHPERPKNWGGYKLIPDTVEFWQGRRSRLHDRIVYRLNINGTWQRERLQP, from the coding sequence ATGAGTATCGACACTAACAAGATCACCACGTCAATCGCCGATCTTCGCACCGACTATAGTCAAGCCAGCTTATCGAAAGCGGACACGCTCAGTGAGCCGCTGGCGCAATTTGAAAAATGGTTAGGCGAGGCTATCAAGGCACAAGTCCCGGAACCAAATTCGATGAGTCTGGCCACTGTCAACGAAAGCGGAAGGCCATCCTCGCGCATCGTACTGATAAAAAATTTCGATGCACAGGGCATCACATGGTTCACCAATTACGCCAGTCGAAAAGGTCAAGATCTTGCACACAATCCGTTTGCAGCGCTGCTCTTTCACTGGGTTGAATTAGAACGTCAGGTACGTCTGGAAGGACGTGTTGACCGTGTTTCGGAAGCCGAGAGCGATGCCTATTTTTCCAGTCGTCCATTGCGTAGTCAGATAGGTGCGATTGCTTCCGATCAGAGTCATCCAATCGCAAATCGCGCATTACTTGAGGCCCACTATTTAGAGGCCGAAAAAAAGTTTGGTGATCACCCGGAACGTCCAAAAAATTGGGGCGGATACAAACTTATTCCAGATACGGTAGAATTTTGGCAGGGTCGCCGATCTCGATTGCATGATCGCATTGTGTATCGGCTAAATATAAATGGTACTTGGCAACGAGAACGGTTGCAGCCATAA
- the tcdA gene encoding tRNA cyclic N6-threonylcarbamoyladenosine(37) synthase TcdA, translated as MSSSVLPVNVSVHPDSTSAEEFDFDRRFGGIARLYGAPALARFRLANVCIIGVGGVGSWAVEALARSAVGHLTMIDLDNLAESNVNRQIHALTDTLGQAKVTALAERIKQINPYCQVTEVEDFVTIDNLEEMLGGKRYDYVIDAIDNVRAKTAIIAYCRDHAIGLITIGSAGGQLDPTRIEIRDLARTEQEPLLAKVRKLLRSQHRFPRGEKSKFGIDAVFSTEPVRLPVNEDVCAIDDKANTSVNTSVTGLNCAGYGSAVVVTASFGLAAAAYVLRKLAVDTDSKAAL; from the coding sequence ATGTCTTCATCCGTTTTGCCCGTCAACGTGTCTGTTCATCCCGATTCCACCAGCGCAGAGGAGTTCGATTTCGACCGTCGCTTTGGTGGTATCGCTCGCCTTTACGGTGCGCCAGCGCTGGCGCGTTTTCGGCTAGCGAATGTCTGCATTATAGGGGTAGGCGGTGTGGGTTCGTGGGCGGTTGAAGCGCTGGCGCGTAGCGCAGTCGGCCATCTGACCATGATCGATCTGGATAATTTGGCGGAGTCTAACGTCAATCGCCAGATCCATGCGCTTACCGATACGCTAGGACAGGCCAAAGTGACCGCGTTGGCAGAGCGCATTAAACAGATCAATCCGTATTGCCAGGTCACTGAAGTGGAAGATTTTGTGACGATCGATAACCTCGAGGAAATGCTGGGTGGCAAGCGCTATGATTATGTGATTGACGCCATCGACAATGTACGCGCCAAGACGGCAATAATCGCCTATTGCCGTGATCACGCTATTGGCTTGATTACCATTGGCAGCGCGGGGGGGCAATTAGATCCAACCCGCATTGAAATTCGCGATTTGGCACGCACGGAGCAAGAACCGTTGCTGGCCAAGGTACGTAAGCTGCTTCGCTCGCAGCACCGATTCCCGCGCGGTGAAAAAAGTAAATTTGGTATTGATGCTGTATTTTCGACTGAACCTGTGCGCCTACCTGTTAATGAAGATGTTTGCGCAATTGATGACAAGGCAAACACTTCTGTTAATACCTCAGTCACGGGTTTAAATTGTGCGGGTTATGGCTCTGCAGTCGTCGTCACGGCGAGCTTTGGGCTGGCCGCCGCGGCCTACGTATTACGCAAGCTTGCCGTTGATACCGATTCAAAAGCTGCATTATGA